A section of the Salmo trutta chromosome 4, fSalTru1.1, whole genome shotgun sequence genome encodes:
- the LOC115192145 gene encoding ataxin-2-like protein isoform X1 yields MSFRRQNQQPGSGGRKTSNGTAGPAALPSHISGSNTNRAVPGRTRNTMKPPSQSSPVFEGVYNNTRMLHYLTAVVGSTCDVRVKSGNVYEGIFKTLSSRCELVVDAVHKRSEGGEADGDGGGGLPPSLPRIEEITDTMIFSPGDLVTMTCRDVDLNYAIRDAFTDTAISSSRVNGEHREKVLQRWDGGDSNGEGFDLETDTSNGWDASEMFKFNEETYGVTSTYDSSLSMYTVPLERGSSDGFRQREARAARLANEIEGSPQYRHRTNLENDDKSEEDKYSAVVRERDEGRERGGPGFQSSAGSREGKYIPLPQRAREMGVPPGSLRGGASGPIPNRTGVPGSSRPSQGSDRCSPLSIRGAYSPHSSQASPPGQPSSPTPSSSSHPQALADASRSSVNGVSSRTSPKAQRSLQTNRTLRNPSSQSSPAVSRSPKPDDPALAGPSYLDTSSIASATPKSSGPTPLFTVDVNEILSSAAKERTEGPASPQDGKSGKVPSVLQRTQLEELRKFGKEFRLQPSPSPSAGPTSSESAQPSPSDSATTAESIPAPGHTPSQDPQTGEGSSFTPTPTTPTPSPAPNTASQSSGPDRQATGTPQPARSPGSEEEGGERAEGVADQVKKSTLNPNAKEFVFKAPMTLVKPSPAPTPPRPTPPSPSVVLQPPPGQQAIYSTPYLSYLSPVQIQGHSVQAPQMYQYTMSTVQQGKYPRSKGQVVGPRPDHHGSSQPQMLQAAASAAGPPLVASPYPQAYLQYSQVIQGMPHYPGQPVYSMLQGGARMLTQTGHPQALGPQYPGQTEGPPGPQQAMYASQQFSHHSSSMHPPQPSSTPTGSQPPPQHTAPSPGHGQSGQGGPQPQSMYHSGPLPAPTPPNMPPGHSSPQASYPMQGYSLPTHQPMAQHYPGLGQLTQAHVAQGMSGPHHPGGHGPPQMMLHYAPPPQQGPGSAQQHGPPPQQGAHQHYYIQHPQAVQVQAHPTQQLSFHPPGN; encoded by the exons ATGTCTTTTCGTCGACAGAAC CAACAACCCGGTTCAGGCGGACGAAAAACCTCCAATGGAACGGCAGGGCCTGCCGCTTTGCCCTCTCATATCAGCGGGAGCAATACCAACAGAGCTGTGCCTGGAAG GACAAGAAATACAATGAAGCCGCCATCTCAGTCCTCTCCC GTATTTGAAGGTGTCTACAACAACACCAGGATGCTTCACTATCTCACAGCTGTAGTG GGCTCCACCTGTGATGTCCGAGTGAAGAGTGGAAATGTGTATGAAGGCATCTTCAAGACCCTCAGCTCAAGG TGTGAGCTGGTGGTTGATGCTGTCCACAAGCGGAGCGAAGGAGGAGAGGCGGATGGAGACGGAGGGGGAGGCTTGCCCCCCTCCCTGCCCCGGATCGAGGAGATCACAGACACCATGATTTTCAGCCCCGGCGACCTGGTCACAATGACTTGCCGAGATGTGGACCTCAACTACGCCATCAGAG atgcttTCACAGATACAGCAATCAGCTCATCGCGGGTGAACGGGGAACACCGGGAGAAGGTGCTGCAGAGGTGGGACGGAGGGGACAGCAACGGAGAAGGCTTCGACCTGGAGACGGACACG TCTAATGGCTGGGATGCCAGCGAAATGTTCAAGTTCAACGAGGAGACGTATGGCGTCACGTCCACCTACGATTCCAGCCTCTCCATGTACAC TGTTCCCTTGGAAAGGGGCAGCTCGGATGGCTTCCGGCAGCGGGAGGCACGTGCGGCCCGCCTAGCGAATGAGATTGAGGGCAGCCCCCAGTACCGTCACCGCACCAACCTGGAGAACGACGATAAGAGCGAGGAGGACAAGTACAGTGCCGTGGTccgagagagagacgaggggagggagaggggcggcCCTGGATTCCAGAGCAGTGCCGGGAGCAG ggaggGTAAATACATTCCTCTTCCCCAGAGGGCCAGGGAGATGGGTGTCCCCCCGGGCAGCCTCAGGGGTGGAGCCTCTGGTCCAATACCCAATCGAACAGGAGTCCCCGGCTCCTCTAGACCATCCCAGGGTTCTGATAGGTGCAGCCCGCTGTCCATCAGGGGAGCCTACTCTCCCCACTCGTCCCAAGCCAGCCCCCCGGGCCAGCCCAGTAGCCctaccccctcttcctcctctcacccACAAGCTCTGGCCGATGCCTCGCGCTCTTCTGTCAACGGAG TGTCGTCCAGAACTTCCCCCAAAGCCCAGAGATCTCTACAGACCAATCGAACTCTGCGCAACCCAAGCTCCCAGTCCTCacctgcag TCTCTCGCTCTCCAAAACCAGACGACCCCGCTCTGGCTGGCCCTTCCTACCTGGACACTTCCTCGATCGCCTCGGCAACACCTAAGTCCTCTGGCCCCACCCCTCTGTTCACTGtggatg TGAATGAGATCCTAAGCTCAGCGGCTAAGGAAAGGACAGAAGGCCCAGCCAGCCCTCAAGACGGCAAGAGCGGCAAAG ttcCCTCAGTCCTGCAGAGAACACAGTTGGAGGAGCTACGGAAATTTGGCAAAGAGTTCAGG CTCCAGCCCAGCCCCTCCCCTTCTGCTGGCCCCACCTCCTCAGAATCCGCCCAGCCCTCCCCATCAGACTCCGCCACCACAGCCGAGTCCATACCCGCCCCTGGCCACACCCCCTCCCAGGACCCCCAGACTGGAGAGGGGTCCTCCTTCACCCCGACCCCCACCACCCCTACCCCCTCTCCAGCCCCCAACACCGCCTCTCAGTCATCAGgtccagacagacaggctacagggaCACCCCAGCCAGCCAGGTCCCCTGGCAGCGAGGAGGAGGGCGGCGAGCGAGCAGAGGGTGTGGCTGA tcagGTGAAGAAGTCTACGCTGAACCCCAACGCCAAAGAGTTCGTCTTCAAGGCACCCATGACCCtg GTGAAGCCGTCCCCAGCCCCCACCCCCCCGCGGCCCACTCCACCCAGCCCCTCTGTGGTGCTCCAGCCCCCCCCGGGACAACAGGCCATCTACAGCACCCCCTATCTGTCCTACCTCTCCCCTGTACAGATACAGGGACACTCTGTACAG GCTCCTCAGATGTATCAGTACACCATGTCTACAGTCCAGCAGGGGAAGTATCCCAGATCTAAAG GCCAGGTGGTAGGCCCTCGTCCGGACCACCACGGCTCTTCTCAGCCCCAGATGCTCCAGGCCGCAGCGTCTGCAGCAGGCCCTCCCCTGGTGGCCTCCCCCTACCCCCAGGCCTACCTGCAGTACAGCCAGGTCATCCAGGGCATGCCCCACTACCCTGGACAG CCGGTGTACTCCATGCTGCAGGGTGGGGCCAGGATGCTGACTcagacgggccacccccaggctCTGGGCCCTCAGTACCCCGGACAGACAGAGGGTCCCCCGGGACCACAACAGGCCATGTATG CCTCCCAGCAGTTCTCCCACCATTCTAGCTCCATGCACCCTCCCCAGCCCTCCAGCACCCCTACTGGGAGCCAGCCCCCTCCCCAGCACACTGCCCCCAGCCCTGGGCACGGACAG TCAGGCCAGGGAGGCCCCCAGCCCCAGTCCATGTACCACTCTGGGCCCTTGCCAGCGCCCACACCCCCTAACATGCCCCCTGGCCACAGCTCTCCCCAGGCCTCTTACCCCATGCAGGGCTACAGCCTGCCCACCCACCAGCCCATGGCCCAACATTACCCTGGCCTGGGACAGCTCACACAG
- the LOC115192145 gene encoding ataxin-2-like protein isoform X2 produces the protein MHMTKKTRNTMKPPSQSSPVFEGVYNNTRMLHYLTAVVGSTCDVRVKSGNVYEGIFKTLSSRCELVVDAVHKRSEGGEADGDGGGGLPPSLPRIEEITDTMIFSPGDLVTMTCRDVDLNYAIRDAFTDTAISSSRVNGEHREKVLQRWDGGDSNGEGFDLETDTSNGWDASEMFKFNEETYGVTSTYDSSLSMYTVPLERGSSDGFRQREARAARLANEIEGSPQYRHRTNLENDDKSEEDKYSAVVRERDEGRERGGPGFQSSAGSREGKYIPLPQRAREMGVPPGSLRGGASGPIPNRTGVPGSSRPSQGSDRCSPLSIRGAYSPHSSQASPPGQPSSPTPSSSSHPQALADASRSSVNGVSSRTSPKAQRSLQTNRTLRNPSSQSSPAVSRSPKPDDPALAGPSYLDTSSIASATPKSSGPTPLFTVDVNEILSSAAKERTEGPASPQDGKSGKVPSVLQRTQLEELRKFGKEFRLQPSPSPSAGPTSSESAQPSPSDSATTAESIPAPGHTPSQDPQTGEGSSFTPTPTTPTPSPAPNTASQSSGPDRQATGTPQPARSPGSEEEGGERAEGVADQVKKSTLNPNAKEFVFKAPMTLVKPSPAPTPPRPTPPSPSVVLQPPPGQQAIYSTPYLSYLSPVQIQGHSVQAPQMYQYTMSTVQQGKYPRSKGQVVGPRPDHHGSSQPQMLQAAASAAGPPLVASPYPQAYLQYSQVIQGMPHYPGQPVYSMLQGGARMLTQTGHPQALGPQYPGQTEGPPGPQQAMYASQQFSHHSSSMHPPQPSSTPTGSQPPPQHTAPSPGHGQSGQGGPQPQSMYHSGPLPAPTPPNMPPGHSSPQASYPMQGYSLPTHQPMAQHYPGLGQLTQAHVAQGMSGPHHPGGHGPPQMMLHYAPPPQQGPGSAQQHGPPPQQGAHQHYYIQHPQAVQVQAHPTQQLSFHPPGN, from the exons ATGCACATGACTAAAAA GACAAGAAATACAATGAAGCCGCCATCTCAGTCCTCTCCC GTATTTGAAGGTGTCTACAACAACACCAGGATGCTTCACTATCTCACAGCTGTAGTG GGCTCCACCTGTGATGTCCGAGTGAAGAGTGGAAATGTGTATGAAGGCATCTTCAAGACCCTCAGCTCAAGG TGTGAGCTGGTGGTTGATGCTGTCCACAAGCGGAGCGAAGGAGGAGAGGCGGATGGAGACGGAGGGGGAGGCTTGCCCCCCTCCCTGCCCCGGATCGAGGAGATCACAGACACCATGATTTTCAGCCCCGGCGACCTGGTCACAATGACTTGCCGAGATGTGGACCTCAACTACGCCATCAGAG atgcttTCACAGATACAGCAATCAGCTCATCGCGGGTGAACGGGGAACACCGGGAGAAGGTGCTGCAGAGGTGGGACGGAGGGGACAGCAACGGAGAAGGCTTCGACCTGGAGACGGACACG TCTAATGGCTGGGATGCCAGCGAAATGTTCAAGTTCAACGAGGAGACGTATGGCGTCACGTCCACCTACGATTCCAGCCTCTCCATGTACAC TGTTCCCTTGGAAAGGGGCAGCTCGGATGGCTTCCGGCAGCGGGAGGCACGTGCGGCCCGCCTAGCGAATGAGATTGAGGGCAGCCCCCAGTACCGTCACCGCACCAACCTGGAGAACGACGATAAGAGCGAGGAGGACAAGTACAGTGCCGTGGTccgagagagagacgaggggagggagaggggcggcCCTGGATTCCAGAGCAGTGCCGGGAGCAG ggaggGTAAATACATTCCTCTTCCCCAGAGGGCCAGGGAGATGGGTGTCCCCCCGGGCAGCCTCAGGGGTGGAGCCTCTGGTCCAATACCCAATCGAACAGGAGTCCCCGGCTCCTCTAGACCATCCCAGGGTTCTGATAGGTGCAGCCCGCTGTCCATCAGGGGAGCCTACTCTCCCCACTCGTCCCAAGCCAGCCCCCCGGGCCAGCCCAGTAGCCctaccccctcttcctcctctcacccACAAGCTCTGGCCGATGCCTCGCGCTCTTCTGTCAACGGAG TGTCGTCCAGAACTTCCCCCAAAGCCCAGAGATCTCTACAGACCAATCGAACTCTGCGCAACCCAAGCTCCCAGTCCTCacctgcag TCTCTCGCTCTCCAAAACCAGACGACCCCGCTCTGGCTGGCCCTTCCTACCTGGACACTTCCTCGATCGCCTCGGCAACACCTAAGTCCTCTGGCCCCACCCCTCTGTTCACTGtggatg TGAATGAGATCCTAAGCTCAGCGGCTAAGGAAAGGACAGAAGGCCCAGCCAGCCCTCAAGACGGCAAGAGCGGCAAAG ttcCCTCAGTCCTGCAGAGAACACAGTTGGAGGAGCTACGGAAATTTGGCAAAGAGTTCAGG CTCCAGCCCAGCCCCTCCCCTTCTGCTGGCCCCACCTCCTCAGAATCCGCCCAGCCCTCCCCATCAGACTCCGCCACCACAGCCGAGTCCATACCCGCCCCTGGCCACACCCCCTCCCAGGACCCCCAGACTGGAGAGGGGTCCTCCTTCACCCCGACCCCCACCACCCCTACCCCCTCTCCAGCCCCCAACACCGCCTCTCAGTCATCAGgtccagacagacaggctacagggaCACCCCAGCCAGCCAGGTCCCCTGGCAGCGAGGAGGAGGGCGGCGAGCGAGCAGAGGGTGTGGCTGA tcagGTGAAGAAGTCTACGCTGAACCCCAACGCCAAAGAGTTCGTCTTCAAGGCACCCATGACCCtg GTGAAGCCGTCCCCAGCCCCCACCCCCCCGCGGCCCACTCCACCCAGCCCCTCTGTGGTGCTCCAGCCCCCCCCGGGACAACAGGCCATCTACAGCACCCCCTATCTGTCCTACCTCTCCCCTGTACAGATACAGGGACACTCTGTACAG GCTCCTCAGATGTATCAGTACACCATGTCTACAGTCCAGCAGGGGAAGTATCCCAGATCTAAAG GCCAGGTGGTAGGCCCTCGTCCGGACCACCACGGCTCTTCTCAGCCCCAGATGCTCCAGGCCGCAGCGTCTGCAGCAGGCCCTCCCCTGGTGGCCTCCCCCTACCCCCAGGCCTACCTGCAGTACAGCCAGGTCATCCAGGGCATGCCCCACTACCCTGGACAG CCGGTGTACTCCATGCTGCAGGGTGGGGCCAGGATGCTGACTcagacgggccacccccaggctCTGGGCCCTCAGTACCCCGGACAGACAGAGGGTCCCCCGGGACCACAACAGGCCATGTATG CCTCCCAGCAGTTCTCCCACCATTCTAGCTCCATGCACCCTCCCCAGCCCTCCAGCACCCCTACTGGGAGCCAGCCCCCTCCCCAGCACACTGCCCCCAGCCCTGGGCACGGACAG TCAGGCCAGGGAGGCCCCCAGCCCCAGTCCATGTACCACTCTGGGCCCTTGCCAGCGCCCACACCCCCTAACATGCCCCCTGGCCACAGCTCTCCCCAGGCCTCTTACCCCATGCAGGGCTACAGCCTGCCCACCCACCAGCCCATGGCCCAACATTACCCTGGCCTGGGACAGCTCACACAG